A window of the Canis aureus isolate CA01 chromosome 29, VMU_Caureus_v.1.0, whole genome shotgun sequence genome harbors these coding sequences:
- the LOC144300808 gene encoding proteasome subunit alpha type-1, protein MFRNQYDNDVTVWSPQGRIHQIEYAMEAVKQGSATVGLKSKTHAVLVALKRAQSELAAHQKKILHVDNHIGISIAGLTADARLLCNFMRQECLDSRFVFDRPLPVSRLISLIGSKTQIPIQRYGRRPYGVGLLIAGYDDMGPHIFQTCPSANYFDCRAMSIGARSQSARTYLERHMSGLMECNLNELVKHGLCALRETLPAEQDLTTKNVSIGIVGKDLEFTIYDDDDVSPFLEGLEERPQRKAQPAQPADEPAEKADEPMEH, encoded by the coding sequence ATGTTTCGCAACCAGTATGACAATGACGTCACTGTTTGGAGCCCTCAGGGCAGGATTCATCAAATTGAATATGCAATGGAAGCTGTCAAACAAGGTTCAGCCACAGTTGGTCTGAAATCAAAAACCCATGCAGTGTTGGTCGCATTGAAGAGAGCACAGTCAGAGCTTGCAGCTCATCAGAAGAAAATTCTTCATGTTGATAACCATATTGGTATCTCAATTGCGGGACTTACTGCTGATGCTAGACTGTTATGTAATTTTATGCGCCAGGAGTGTTTGGATTCCAGATTTGTATTTGACAGACCTCTTCCTGTGTCTCGTCTTATATCTCTAATTGGGAGCAAGACCCAGATACCAATACAACGGTATGGCCGGAGACCATATGGTGTTGGACTGCTTATTGCTGGTTATGATGATATGGGCCCTCACATTTTCCAAACCTGTCCATCTGCCAACTATTTTGACTGTAGAGCCATGTCCATTGGAGCCCGTTCTCAATCAGCTCGCACTTACTTGGAGAGACATATGTCTGGGTTGATGGAGTGCAATTTGAATGAACTGGTTAAACATGGTCTGTGTGCCTTACGAGAGACACTTCCTGCAGAACAGGACCTAACTACAAAGAATGTTTCCATTGGAATTGTTGGTAAAGACTTGGAGTTTACgatttatgatgatgatgatgtatctCCGTTCCTGGAAGGTCTTGAAGAAAGACCACAGAGAAAGGCACAGCCTGCTCAACCTGCTGATGAACCTGCAGAAAAGGCTGATGAACCAATGGAGCATTAA